Proteins encoded together in one Deltaproteobacteria bacterium window:
- a CDS encoding glycosyltransferase, whose translation MSLISVIIPTYNCAPYLTESLESILAQTFRDFDLVVVDDGSTDHTWAVLARYAGVATIVRAPHGGLSAARNAGLAAAHGEWIAFHDADDVALPDRLAFQLDLLRAHPAYEAVFCNGERMDGAPPERPYVVPSAIVRRCLNRRLTAVELFAGYPVYFQGALVPRRAFEAAGPFDPSLRVQPDIEYGYRLFARCAATFVDRAVFRYRRHDTNNSGDRLGGRQDIARILERLLVQDPEAVRTIGRRRIRARLARHYYSIARQRAALGDTPEARAAIRQAAALRPLDPRYQLLRLWAGA comes from the coding sequence ATGTCCCTGATCTCGGTCATCATCCCGACCTACAACTGCGCCCCCTATCTCACCGAGAGCCTGGAGAGCATCCTCGCGCAGACGTTCCGCGACTTCGACCTCGTGGTCGTCGACGACGGCTCGACCGACCACACATGGGCCGTGCTGGCACGCTACGCCGGGGTCGCCACGATCGTGCGGGCTCCCCATGGCGGGCTCTCGGCCGCACGCAACGCGGGGCTCGCGGCGGCGCACGGCGAGTGGATCGCCTTTCACGACGCCGACGACGTCGCCCTCCCCGACCGCCTCGCCTTCCAGCTCGACCTCCTGCGCGCGCACCCCGCCTACGAAGCCGTCTTCTGCAACGGCGAGCGGATGGACGGCGCACCGCCGGAGCGCCCGTACGTCGTCCCGTCCGCGATCGTGCGCCGGTGCCTCAACCGCCGCCTCACGGCCGTGGAGCTGTTCGCGGGCTACCCGGTCTACTTCCAGGGAGCACTCGTGCCCCGGCGAGCGTTCGAGGCGGCGGGCCCCTTCGACCCGAGCCTGCGCGTGCAGCCGGACATCGAGTACGGCTACCGGCTGTTCGCGCGTTGTGCGGCAACCTTCGTCGACCGGGCGGTCTTCCGCTATCGCCGGCACGACACCAACAACAGCGGCGATCGGCTCGGCGGCCGGCAGGACATCGCGCGCATCCTGGAGCGTCTCCTGGTCCAGGATCCCGAGGCGGTGCGCACGATCGGGCGACGCCGCATCCGTGCCCGCCTGGCTCGCCACTACTACAGCATCGCACGCCAGCGGGCGGCCCTCGGCGACACCCCCGAGGCGCGCGCGGCGATCCGGCAGGCGGCCGCGCTCCGGCCGCTCGATCCGCGCTACCAGCTCCTTCGCCTGTGGGCAGGCGCCTGA
- a CDS encoding sulfatase: protein MPQDASVLFIMLDATRADRLSAWGNPHPTTPTLDGLAAAGALFRRHFANSHATRPSFPQLMTGRYYFQNVLRAFTPNEHPREFPFSQGDPTAAFLPAVLRARGFQTLGVSAHPWFVAASDLGRQFDRLELVEGEATRGHADARDVVDRAAAVWRARDRSRPVFLYVHFMDMHMPRYLPDGEPRFPVAGYDWRRRFKPNGEPRFHRERRRWLRADARDFGDLDRRHFAAVYDSRLAYTDAQLARLLAAVREDDADLRRTLVVVASDHGEELGEEGRTDHTDSLADGVHHVPWIVAGAGVAAGQVCNRFTENIDVAPTLLELLGLPVPPGTGMDGRAQLGPDGCLVSRAGKPAVYYAWESYRAVRTPRYLLRENIAGSFVARREGDVVLYRMERARRVRLRLEGHAARLAERLRTRLDRRLARREALFRRTRYDAPRTCFLVRPEFWRLAPETRVSCTPVDAATRRRALRVRGWLWSGRGVTVLRPGDGAPLLVTVPAPDGVYEVEAAARPIRPMPRLVGFARWRRESFSSETASAYVTLGAARASGGQLSMAIPAAAAVGRHIVGLRLLPPGVAPEAAAEPGAEDEELRLRLQALGYVE from the coding sequence ATGCCGCAGGACGCGTCGGTCCTCTTCATCATGCTCGACGCGACGCGGGCCGACCGTCTGAGCGCCTGGGGCAACCCGCATCCGACGACGCCGACGCTCGACGGGCTCGCCGCGGCGGGCGCCCTCTTCCGCCGCCACTTCGCGAACTCGCATGCCACGCGGCCGTCCTTCCCCCAGCTCATGACCGGCCGCTACTACTTCCAGAACGTGCTCCGGGCGTTCACCCCGAACGAGCACCCGCGCGAGTTCCCGTTCAGCCAGGGCGATCCGACCGCGGCCTTCCTGCCGGCCGTGCTGCGGGCTCGCGGCTTCCAGACGCTCGGCGTGAGCGCGCATCCCTGGTTCGTGGCGGCGAGCGATCTGGGGCGTCAGTTCGACCGCCTGGAGCTCGTGGAGGGCGAGGCGACGCGCGGCCATGCCGACGCGCGGGACGTCGTCGACCGGGCGGCTGCGGTCTGGCGCGCGCGGGACCGGAGCCGGCCCGTCTTCCTCTACGTCCACTTCATGGACATGCACATGCCGCGCTACCTCCCGGACGGCGAGCCGCGCTTCCCGGTCGCGGGCTACGACTGGCGGCGGCGCTTCAAGCCGAATGGCGAGCCGCGCTTTCACCGCGAGCGGCGCCGCTGGCTGCGCGCCGACGCGCGCGACTTCGGCGACCTCGACCGCCGCCACTTCGCAGCGGTGTACGACTCGCGCCTGGCGTACACCGACGCGCAGCTCGCCCGCCTGCTGGCAGCCGTCCGGGAGGACGATGCGGACCTCCGCCGCACGCTCGTGGTCGTCGCCTCGGATCACGGCGAGGAGCTCGGTGAGGAGGGACGCACGGATCACACCGACTCGCTCGCCGACGGTGTCCACCACGTCCCGTGGATCGTCGCGGGCGCGGGTGTCGCTGCGGGACAGGTGTGCAACCGCTTCACCGAGAACATCGACGTGGCGCCGACCCTGCTCGAGCTGCTCGGGCTCCCGGTCCCACCGGGCACGGGGATGGACGGCCGGGCGCAGCTCGGCCCGGACGGCTGCCTCGTGTCCCGCGCCGGGAAGCCGGCCGTCTACTACGCCTGGGAGAGCTATCGGGCTGTCCGGACCCCGCGCTATCTGCTGCGCGAGAACATCGCCGGCTCGTTCGTCGCCCGCCGCGAAGGTGACGTCGTGCTGTACCGGATGGAGAGAGCGCGCCGCGTCCGGCTGCGGCTCGAGGGACACGCGGCGCGGCTGGCCGAACGTCTGCGCACGCGCCTCGACCGGCGGCTCGCGCGACGCGAGGCGCTGTTCCGCCGCACGCGTTACGATGCGCCGCGGACGTGCTTCCTCGTCCGTCCCGAGTTCTGGCGGCTCGCCCCGGAGACCCGGGTATCGTGCACGCCGGTCGATGCGGCCACCCGGCGGCGCGCGCTGCGGGTTCGGGGCTGGCTCTGGTCCGGCCGAGGCGTGACGGTCCTGCGGCCGGGCGACGGCGCTCCCCTGCTCGTCACGGTCCCCGCCCCGGACGGCGTGTACGAGGTCGAGGCTGCGGCCCGCCCCATCCGGCCGATGCCCCGACTCGTCGGCTTTGCCCGCTGGCGCCGCGAGAGCTTTTCGTCCGAGACGGCCAGCGCCTACGTCACCCTCGGCGCGGCGCGCGCCAGCGGTGGACAGCTCTCGATGGCGATTCCCGCCGCGGCGGCTGTCGGCCGTCACATCGTCGGCCTCCGCCTCTTGCCCCCCGGGGTCGCACCCGAGGCCGCGGCCGAGCCGGGTGCCGAGGACGAGGAGCTGCGGCTGCGCCTGCAGGCGCTCGGCTACGTGGAGTGA
- a CDS encoding glycosyltransferase: MRPGRLRPGRCQGGEPLRPPRASAIEPADVAEDRLVSVIVPCHNGARFLAEALDSALAQTHPATEVIVVDDGSVDDTPAVLTRYAGRVRLLRQSRNRGPSAARNVGLRVARGEYVAFLDADDRFLPDKIARQAAVLDARPDVGLVYSGWRFIDEQGRMLPGEGRPRGEGDLLPALLLGNPIHPLAAVVRRALVDEVGGFDETLRGCEDWDLFLRLSRHGTRWASVEAALGEYRVHPAQSHGQTRMMLASAIRVLERFFADSDLPPALREMEGQAFQAAYLRGAADCYRAGLEADAARAFHAAARARPDFLGEPASLRGFCRGLMPTGVQHQDVVVTHWRAVTRTLRRAMRTLFQRPGLEPEIAARRGRARWAALRVAARLARKRLRSLMGPARAGPGDRGPRDLLASRPSP; this comes from the coding sequence ATGCGCCCCGGTAGATTGCGGCCCGGGCGCTGTCAAGGCGGAGAGCCGTTGCGGCCTCCGAGGGCCTCCGCTATCGAGCCAGCGGACGTGGCCGAGGATCGACTGGTGAGCGTCATCGTCCCGTGCCACAACGGGGCGCGATTCCTCGCCGAGGCGCTCGACAGCGCGCTCGCCCAGACCCACCCGGCGACCGAGGTGATCGTTGTCGACGACGGCTCGGTCGACGATACGCCCGCGGTCCTGACACGTTACGCGGGCCGGGTTCGCCTGCTTCGCCAGTCTCGGAACCGCGGCCCCTCCGCGGCGCGGAACGTGGGCCTCCGCGTCGCACGCGGGGAGTACGTCGCCTTCCTCGATGCCGACGACCGCTTCCTGCCCGACAAGATCGCACGCCAGGCTGCGGTCCTGGACGCCCGGCCCGACGTCGGGCTCGTGTACTCGGGCTGGCGGTTCATCGACGAGCAGGGCCGCATGCTCCCCGGAGAGGGCAGGCCGCGCGGCGAGGGCGACCTCCTGCCCGCGCTCCTGCTCGGGAACCCGATCCACCCGCTCGCCGCCGTCGTCCGGCGCGCGCTGGTCGACGAGGTCGGGGGCTTTGACGAGACGCTCCGCGGCTGCGAGGACTGGGACCTCTTCCTTCGCCTCTCGCGCCACGGCACGCGCTGGGCGTCGGTCGAGGCGGCGCTCGGCGAATATCGCGTCCACCCGGCGCAGAGCCACGGCCAGACGCGCATGATGCTCGCGAGCGCGATCCGCGTCCTCGAGCGGTTCTTCGCAGACTCCGACCTGCCGCCTGCGCTCCGCGAGATGGAGGGGCAGGCGTTCCAGGCGGCGTATCTGCGCGGCGCCGCCGACTGTTACCGGGCGGGTCTGGAGGCCGACGCCGCCCGCGCGTTTCACGCCGCGGCCCGTGCCCGTCCCGACTTCCTCGGCGAGCCCGCGAGCCTGCGCGGCTTCTGCCGCGGCCTCATGCCCACGGGGGTCCAGCACCAAGACGTCGTCGTCACGCACTGGCGCGCCGTCACGCGGACGCTTCGCCGCGCGATGAGGACGCTCTTCCAGCGGCCCGGCCTCGAGCCGGAGATCGCCGCGCGCCGGGGCCGAGCGCGCTGGGCGGCGCTGCGCGTGGCGGCCCGCCTGGCGCGGAAGCGTCTGCGGTCGTTGATGGGGCCGGCGCGCGCCGGCCCGGGTGACCGCGGTCCGCGCGATCTGCTAGCGTCACGCCCATCCCCGTGA
- the crcB gene encoding fluoride efflux transporter CrcB — translation MPVTRTLLVALGGLLGSVGRYWLAGAVQRLNGAEFPLGTLAVNVLGSFVVGLVMALSLERGALPANARIFLAVGVCGGFTTMSTFSYETIALLRDGEVGLGLGNIGATLGSCLTGAWLGQVVGRIL, via the coding sequence ATCCCCGTGACTCGCACGCTCCTCGTCGCGCTCGGCGGACTCCTCGGTTCCGTCGGCCGGTACTGGCTCGCCGGCGCTGTCCAGCGGCTCAACGGCGCCGAGTTTCCCCTCGGCACGCTCGCCGTCAACGTCCTCGGCAGCTTCGTGGTGGGCTTGGTCATGGCCCTCTCGCTCGAGCGCGGCGCCCTGCCGGCGAACGCCCGCATCTTCCTCGCCGTCGGTGTCTGCGGCGGCTTCACCACGATGTCGACCTTCAGCTATGAGACGATCGCGCTCCTGCGCGATGGGGAAGTGGGCCTGGGCCTCGGCAACATCGGGGCGACGCTCGGCTCCTGCCTGACCGGGGCCTGGCTCGGCCAGGTCGTCGGCCGTATCCTCTGA
- a CDS encoding DUF190 domain-containing protein: MKIAGEGKLLRIFIGESDRHRGHALYEVIVRTARELGLAGATVWRGIEGYGAASRIHTAKILRLSEDLPILIEIVDTEEKIRAALPRFDALLGEAGCGGLITLERADIIKYTHGTS, translated from the coding sequence ATGAAGATCGCCGGCGAGGGCAAGCTCCTCCGTATCTTCATCGGAGAATCCGACCGCCACCGGGGTCACGCCCTCTACGAGGTGATCGTGCGGACGGCCCGCGAGCTCGGCCTGGCGGGCGCGACGGTGTGGCGTGGCATCGAGGGCTATGGCGCCGCGAGCCGCATCCACACCGCCAAGATCCTGCGCCTTTCGGAAGACCTGCCGATCCTCATCGAGATCGTCGACACGGAGGAGAAGATCCGCGCTGCGCTCCCCAGGTTCGACGCGCTTCTGGGGGAAGCGGGGTGCGGGGGCCTGATCACGCTCGAGCGTGCGGACATCATCAAGTACACGCACGGCACCTCGTGA
- a CDS encoding tetratricopeptide repeat protein: MPEHARRIRFRRKALRQPDEFHTLTNQAVAWLGAHRELAAGIGLAALVAAAAVVAVSQYRASQVGRAAEGFRAAQTTFAAGRFADAAAAFEAVAESHPRTPSGRLAGLYRAHALARQGDAAGAATAYGAYLASRPPTDYLRQEALDGLAHAREATADVAGALEAYTQAAALEGPYRDDALLGEARLQEAAGHGDAAREIYARLLKESQPDPDLRTLLLSKLPPGSEVAAGTRP; encoded by the coding sequence ATGCCCGAACACGCCCGGCGAATCAGATTCCGGCGCAAGGCTCTCCGCCAGCCTGACGAGTTCCATACCCTGACCAACCAGGCCGTCGCCTGGCTCGGCGCCCACCGCGAGCTCGCGGCCGGGATCGGGCTCGCGGCGCTGGTGGCGGCAGCCGCCGTGGTCGCCGTGTCGCAGTACCGTGCAAGTCAGGTCGGGCGCGCGGCAGAGGGCTTCCGCGCGGCCCAGACCACCTTTGCGGCCGGCCGCTTCGCGGACGCGGCGGCGGCGTTCGAGGCGGTGGCCGAGAGCCATCCCCGGACACCGTCGGGCCGCCTCGCCGGCCTCTACCGCGCGCATGCCCTCGCCCGGCAGGGCGATGCGGCCGGCGCAGCCACCGCATACGGCGCCTATCTGGCAAGTCGGCCGCCCACCGACTACCTCCGCCAAGAGGCGCTCGACGGCCTGGCGCATGCCAGGGAGGCCACCGCCGACGTGGCCGGCGCGCTCGAGGCCTACACCCAGGCCGCAGCGCTCGAGGGGCCGTATCGTGACGACGCGTTGCTCGGCGAGGCACGCCTGCAGGAGGCCGCCGGTCACGGCGACGCGGCGCGTGAGATTTACGCTCGCCTCCTGAAGGAGTCGCAGCCGGACCCGGACCTCCGGACGCTGCTCCTCTCGAAGCTACCTCCGGGCAGCGAGGTGGCCGCGGGCACACGGCCGTAG
- a CDS encoding bifunctional nuclease family protein produces MNRENFILMTVGGLTLDPVTKTPIVILRDPDNKLNLPIWIGLLEATAMATELEGIKMARPMTHDLLRTLINEVGAVVEWVEVTELKDNTYYALIYLRVNERQLTLDSRPSDAISLALRTKSPIYVAKKVLEASSVLQQMEEGKEQNLSNVSRDKWAEILEKMSPDDFKYKM; encoded by the coding sequence ATGAACCGTGAGAACTTCATCCTGATGACGGTCGGCGGGCTCACGCTCGATCCGGTCACCAAGACCCCCATCGTCATCCTGCGCGACCCCGACAACAAGCTGAACCTGCCCATCTGGATCGGGCTCCTCGAGGCGACCGCCATGGCGACCGAGCTCGAGGGGATCAAGATGGCTCGGCCGATGACGCATGATCTCCTGCGGACCCTCATCAACGAGGTCGGCGCGGTGGTGGAGTGGGTGGAGGTGACGGAGCTGAAGGACAACACCTACTACGCCCTCATCTACCTGCGCGTGAACGAACGCCAGCTGACGCTCGATTCCCGGCCCTCGGACGCCATCAGCCTCGCGCTGCGGACGAAGAGCCCCATCTACGTGGCCAAGAAGGTGCTCGAGGCCTCCAGCGTGCTGCAGCAGATGGAGGAGGGGAAGGAGCAGAACCTCTCCAACGTCTCGCGGGACAAGTGGGCCGAGATCCTCGAGAAGATGTCGCCCGACGATTTCAAGTACAAGATGTAG
- a CDS encoding VWA domain-containing protein, with product MNEKLLEFSNLLRRNGLRVSLAENMDSFRALSVVGLGDRETVRATLRASMVKRTIDIPAFEQLFALFFSGLADAIAEATAATRGALGLDDPDFQRLLEELERLLRERGIELSPLARALLAADGGRLERLLREAGERARVGDIQQGFQEGRFAHAVAGALGLGALARELERLKAELEGSADAGRLAEYLDRRLQDLNDMIKAMVRGELERQDVGRRDHERLAALADKSFFYLTEEEIRRMQEAVQKLAQRLRNVISIRRRRARRGKFDPSGTLRRNLQYGGVPFRIVWDHRKKEKPQVMVLCDVSDSVRNVSRFMLQFVYSLQDLYSKVRSFVFVAEVGEITRLFEDQDINQAIETALRGDVINVYAHSDFGRAFKAFHRDHIAAVNKRTTVIVLGDARNNYNLPHDWVLKEIRQRAKQLIWLNPENRMTWGFGDSEMDHYAPHCTLVEECRNLGQLYRVIDRLVAA from the coding sequence ATGAACGAGAAGCTCCTCGAGTTCTCGAACCTGCTCCGGCGCAATGGACTGCGCGTCTCGCTGGCCGAGAACATGGATTCGTTCCGGGCGCTCTCCGTGGTCGGGCTCGGCGACCGCGAGACGGTGCGGGCGACGCTCCGGGCGAGCATGGTGAAGCGGACCATCGACATCCCGGCCTTCGAGCAGCTCTTCGCGCTCTTCTTCTCCGGTTTGGCCGACGCCATCGCCGAGGCGACGGCGGCCACCCGCGGCGCCCTCGGCCTCGACGATCCCGATTTCCAGCGTCTCCTCGAGGAGCTCGAGCGCCTGCTCCGGGAGCGGGGGATCGAGCTCTCGCCGCTCGCGCGTGCGCTGCTCGCCGCCGACGGGGGCCGCCTCGAGCGCCTGCTGCGCGAGGCCGGCGAGCGGGCGCGCGTCGGCGACATCCAGCAGGGGTTCCAGGAAGGGCGCTTCGCGCACGCCGTCGCCGGTGCGCTCGGGCTCGGAGCGCTCGCACGCGAGCTCGAGCGGCTGAAGGCCGAGCTCGAGGGCAGCGCGGACGCGGGCCGGCTTGCCGAGTACCTGGACCGCCGCCTGCAGGACCTGAACGACATGATCAAGGCCATGGTCCGCGGCGAGCTCGAGCGGCAGGACGTCGGCCGTCGCGACCACGAGCGTCTGGCGGCCCTCGCCGACAAGAGCTTCTTCTACCTCACCGAGGAGGAGATCCGGCGCATGCAGGAGGCGGTCCAGAAGCTCGCCCAGCGCCTGCGCAACGTGATCTCCATCCGTCGCCGGCGCGCGCGGCGGGGCAAGTTCGACCCGAGCGGCACGCTGCGCCGCAACCTCCAGTACGGCGGCGTTCCGTTCCGCATCGTCTGGGACCACCGCAAGAAGGAGAAGCCGCAGGTGATGGTCCTGTGCGACGTCTCCGACTCGGTGCGGAACGTCTCACGCTTCATGCTGCAGTTCGTCTACTCGCTCCAGGACCTCTACTCCAAGGTGCGGAGCTTCGTCTTCGTGGCCGAGGTCGGCGAGATCACGCGGCTCTTCGAGGACCAGGACATCAACCAGGCGATCGAGACGGCGCTCAGGGGCGACGTGATCAACGTCTACGCCCACTCCGACTTCGGGCGCGCGTTCAAGGCCTTCCATCGCGACCACATCGCGGCGGTCAACAAGCGGACCACGGTGATCGTGCTCGGCGACGCCCGCAACAACTACAACCTGCCGCACGACTGGGTGCTCAAGGAGATCCGCCAGCGGGCGAAGCAGCTCATCTGGCTGAACCCGGAAAACCGCATGACCTGGGGGTTCGGTGACAGCGAGATGGACCACTATGCGCCGCACTGTACCCTGGTGGAGGAATGCCGGAACCTGGGTCAGCTCTACCGCGTGATCGACCGGCTGGTGGCCGCCTGA
- a CDS encoding MoxR family ATPase, whose protein sequence is MFASIEDVIERFGRLQYIASRTIGTVVYLASHLKKPVLVEGPAGVGKTELAKVVAQALGHELIRLQCYEGLDEAKALYEWEYAKQLLYTQILKDKISEVLGGARSLREAVDKIASEDDVFFSDRFILPRPLLRAITAEAPCVLLIDEVDKSDTEFEAFLLEVLSDFQVSVPELGTLHARHLPTVVLTSNNARELSDALKRRCLHLFIDFPDRAQELEIVKLKVPGVSERLAAEVVTVVHRIRKLDLKKAPSISETLDWAKALTLLNVKTLDEPLVTETLSIILKYEGDIRKAQQELKEHVELQRAKLKSARLEGDKDVLH, encoded by the coding sequence ATGTTCGCGTCGATCGAGGACGTCATCGAGCGGTTCGGCCGGCTGCAGTACATCGCGAGCCGGACCATCGGCACCGTCGTCTACCTCGCCTCGCACCTGAAGAAGCCGGTGCTCGTCGAGGGGCCTGCCGGCGTGGGCAAGACCGAGCTCGCCAAGGTGGTCGCGCAGGCGCTGGGCCACGAGCTGATCCGCCTCCAGTGCTACGAGGGGCTCGACGAGGCCAAGGCGCTCTACGAATGGGAGTACGCCAAGCAGCTCCTCTACACGCAGATCCTGAAGGACAAGATCAGCGAGGTGCTGGGCGGCGCCCGCTCGCTGCGGGAGGCGGTGGACAAGATCGCGAGCGAGGACGACGTGTTCTTCAGCGACCGCTTCATCCTGCCGCGGCCGCTGCTCCGTGCCATCACCGCGGAGGCGCCGTGCGTGCTCCTGATCGACGAGGTGGACAAGTCGGACACCGAGTTCGAGGCGTTCCTGCTCGAGGTGCTGTCCGACTTCCAGGTGAGCGTGCCCGAGCTCGGGACGCTGCACGCGCGCCACCTCCCGACCGTCGTGCTCACCAGCAACAACGCGCGCGAGTTGTCCGATGCCCTCAAGCGCCGCTGCCTGCACCTCTTCATCGACTTCCCCGACCGGGCGCAGGAGCTCGAGATCGTGAAGCTGAAGGTCCCGGGCGTGTCGGAGCGGCTGGCCGCCGAGGTCGTGACCGTCGTCCACCGCATCCGCAAGCTCGATCTCAAAAAGGCCCCGAGCATCAGCGAGACGCTCGACTGGGCGAAGGCCCTGACGCTCCTCAACGTGAAGACGCTCGACGAGCCGCTCGTCACCGAGACCCTCTCGATCATCCTCAAGTACGAAGGCGACATCCGCAAGGCGCAGCAGGAGCTCAAGGAGCACGTCGAGCTGCAGCGGGCGAAGCTCAAGTCCGCGCGCCTCGAGGGCGACAAGGACGTCCTCCACTAG